GCTCCATCAAAACCGAGCAGGCAGACTGCCTCCTTGCATCTGAACCGGTATCGAAGTCGCCGGATTGAGATCTTTTTCCAGAAAGGCACGGTATCCAACCCCCGAAGATTGACCGAGATCAAGTGCGAAAAATGATCGGACCGGTTTATTTCTCTTTGCCCAACCCCCGCTCCTAAGCAAGAAGAATGCCATTTTGTTAACATATTTATATAACTACATTTTATTGAATCGGGCGGCGGAACCACTCTGGAGATTGCCCAGAAATTGAGCAGTTTCCAAGGAGAAGTGTACTGAAATTGAGCAACGGGAAGTTGAGCGTCAGGTCGAGCCCATATCCCGCTCTCTCGATCGACCTGGCACGTACCGGGTTGCGCGTTTCGGATCTCTTCGCTGCTCGGAAGTGGGGGATTTGGATTGCAGAGGCGGGCCTGAAGCGTTATTATTTTACGATTGTCTTAATGACCAACTTCAGGGTGAACATGATGAATCATGGCCGGCGAACCGTATCTCAACGTTTAATTGCATGCCTCGGATGTCTTGTCCTGTGTCTGTCATGTGCAGCCACCGCCCCGTGGGCTCAACCGCCCGAGGGAAACGCGCCTCCTCCCGCGCCCGTCAAAGTGGGCCTGGTGACCGAAGAGACCGTAGATAGTCGGATAAGCCTTCTCGGCGCCGCTCGCCCATGGATCGAAACGCGTGTAGCTTCGGAAGAACCAGGCATCGTTCTAGACATGGAAGTGGAAGAAGGCGACTATGTTCAAAAAGGCGACGTGCTCTGCCAATTGGACTCGTCCGAGCTGAATTTTCAGGTTCGAGAGGCCGAGGGCGCTTTCGGGGAAACCAAAGCGCAGCTCGAGCGCGCCAAAAGGGAAATGGAACGCCAGGAAGCGTTGATCAGTAAGGCCAGCGTGGCTCAAAGAGCATATGATGACGCCCTGTTCGAGCACAGGGCGTTAACGGAGAAGTCGAAACAACTCGATGCTTCTTTGAATTTGATCCGGGATCGTTTGAGAAAAAAAACCGTTCGTGCGCCTCTTTCAGGCGTGGTGGTGGAACGATTCACCCAAGTGGGGGAATGGCTTAACGAGGGCGATGCCGTAGCCCACCTTTTTCTTGTCGACCCCTCGAAGGTGGTGGTGCCCGTGCCGGAAAAGTACATCCAACACCTCGCCGTCGGAGACAAGGCGACCATTGCCTTCGATGCGTTGGAGGGTGAGAAATTCACCGGCGAGCTGTATGCAATTATCCCCAAAGGGGACGAAGCGGCGCGGACCTTTCCGGTGCACATTCGATTGGCCAATCCGGGAAGAAGCGTCAAACCCGGTATGCTGGCCAGAGTGAACCTGGGAGTGGGGCAACCCCGAAAGGCGCTGCTCGTTTCCAAGGATGCCATCGTGCTCAGCGGAGCGGAACGATCCGTAGTAAAGATCAACGACGGAAAAGCCGTTCCCGTTTCGGTTCGCATGGGCGACGAGTATGACGGCCGCGTGGAAGTGGAGGGTGAACTCAAGCCCGGAGACCAGGTGGTGGTTCGAGGAAATGAACGTCTCTTCCCTGGCCAACCGGTTCGCATATTGAACGAGGGATAGCGGCCCGGTCCTATGAAACTAGTAGACTCAGCCATCAGATACCCCGTCACTGTTATCGTTGGCGTATTCTTTTTGGTGCTATTCGGGATTCTATCCTTAATGCGGATACCCGTCCAGCTGACCCCTGATGTGACGCGGCCCAATATCACCGTGACTACCATCTGGCGCGGCGCTTCTCCCCAGGAGATCGAGCGGGAGATCGTCGAACAGCAGGAGGAATACCTCCGAAGCGTGGAAGGGCTGGTTAAGCTGACCAGCGAGTCCGCGGACTCGATGGGCACGGTGACCCTCGAGTTCTCGGTAGGCACGGACGTGGAAGCCGCCCTGCTGAAGGTTTCCAACAAACTGGACCAGGTGCCTACCTATCCCGCGGACGCAGACAAGCCTATTATTGTATCCGCCGGCGAAAACGCACCGCCCATTGCCTGGATCATATTGGAGCGAGTTCGTGAGGATGCTCCTCAAATTTATACGCTCCTGGACTTTGCCGAGGATGAAATCCAGACGCGTCTGGAACGCGTCCCCGGCATCGCCAAGATCAACGTGTACGGCGGGCGCGAACGGGAAATGCAGGTGGTGTTCGACAGCGAGGCCGTGGCCGCGCGAAAGCTCACCATCAAGGAAATGCGCGACGCGCTCTCAGCCGCGAATCGGAATATTTCCGCGGGGGACTTTGACGAGGGCAAACGCCGGTATATCGCCCGCACGGAAGGCGAATTTCTGATCCCCGAAGATGCGGATCGGGTGACCGTGAAATGGGAGCAAGGGTCTCCTGTTATTATTAAGGACGTAGCCAAATCGCGATTCGGATACAAAAAGGCTACAAACGAGGTGCGCCAGAAAGGGAAATCCACGCTGGCCATCAATGCCGTCCGTCAGGCGGGAACCAACGTTCTTGAAGTCATGAACGGCCTGAAAAAAGGGATCGATGAAC
This is a stretch of genomic DNA from Deltaproteobacteria bacterium. It encodes these proteins:
- a CDS encoding efflux RND transporter periplasmic adaptor subunit, yielding MSNGKLSVRSSPYPALSIDLARTGLRVSDLFAARKWGIWIAEAGLKRYYFTIVLMTNFRVNMMNHGRRTVSQRLIACLGCLVLCLSCAATAPWAQPPEGNAPPPAPVKVGLVTEETVDSRISLLGAARPWIETRVASEEPGIVLDMEVEEGDYVQKGDVLCQLDSSELNFQVREAEGAFGETKAQLERAKREMERQEALISKASVAQRAYDDALFEHRALTEKSKQLDASLNLIRDRLRKKTVRAPLSGVVVERFTQVGEWLNEGDAVAHLFLVDPSKVVVPVPEKYIQHLAVGDKATIAFDALEGEKFTGELYAIIPKGDEAARTFPVHIRLANPGRSVKPGMLARVNLGVGQPRKALLVSKDAIVLSGAERSVVKINDGKAVPVSVRMGDEYDGRVEVEGELKPGDQVVVRGNERLFPGQPVRILNEG